In Ignavibacteriales bacterium, the DNA window CAGATTTACTTCCTCGACGTTTTCTCGATTAACCTCTTCCGAGTGTATGCGATTAATCCGCCCGCATCAACAATCGCCTGTCGTGCCTTCGGTAAAGGTTCAACGGGAAATGTTTTTCCCTTGGTGACATTTACAACTTTATCCTGAAGGATTTCGAGTTCGTCACCTTCCGATGCTTCGATTGTCGGGCAGACAACAGTTTTCAAACCGAGGTTGACAGAATTTTGTAAAAATATTCTGGCGAATCCTTTAGCAACAATAACAAGCTCATGTCCTTTAATTGTTGAAACTGCTTGTTCCCGAGACGAACCGCATCCGAAATTTGCACCTGCAACAATTGCACTGTTCGG includes these proteins:
- a CDS encoding 3-isopropylmalate dehydratase; the protein is MTTSKVIAIMQNDISTDIIYPGRFMATVLPTETPQYCFADITELNKRLKNKEIPPNSAIVAGANFGCGSSREQAVSTIKGHELVIVAKGFARIFLQNSVNLGLKTVVCPTIEASEGDELEILQDKVVNVTKGKTFPVEPLPKARQAIVDAGGLIAYTRKRLIEKTSRK